A single genomic interval of Peromyscus leucopus breed LL Stock chromosome 7, UCI_PerLeu_2.1, whole genome shotgun sequence harbors:
- the Tmem89 gene encoding transmembrane protein 89 gives MLYSLFLAASLSLLVMPVPSHAWSRPLWYQVGLDLQPWGCQPNSLDSCRSSLGCPGYWMALGGNRVYPVAGITITTTMMLVVSRVMLYRWRCRVAKGQLPQVTSSSCKHWKRQPVVSDRTLVLRVLHMLDAILVHIEGHLQRLASQQQMQIKGTPAQSG, from the exons ATGCTGTACTCACTGTTCTTAGCGGCATCACTGTCCCTGCTGGTGATGCCTGTCCCTAGCCATGCCTGGTCACGGCCCCTCTGGTACCAAGTGGGGCTGGACTTGCAGCCCTGGGGCTGCCAGCCAAACAGCCTGGATAGCTGCAGGAGCAGTCTCGGCTGCCCTGGTTACTGGATGGCCCTGGGAGGGAACCGCGTCTACCCCGTGGCTGGGATCACGATCACCACCACCATGATGCTGGTCGTCTCCCGCGTGATGTTGTACCGGTGGCGTTGTCGGGTCGCCAAGGGTCAG CTCCCACAGGTGACCTCCAGCTCCTGCAAACACTGGAAACGGCAGCCAGTGGTCTCAGACCGCACCCTGGTCCTTAGGGTCCTTCACATGCTGGATGCCATCCTGGTCCACATTGAGGGCCACCTGCAGCGCCTGGCTTCCCAGcaacaaatgcaaataaaagGGACTCCCGCTCAGTCTGGGTGA
- the LOC114705194 gene encoding LOW QUALITY PROTEIN: cytochrome b-c1 complex subunit 1, mitochondrial (The sequence of the model RefSeq protein was modified relative to this genomic sequence to represent the inferred CDS: inserted 1 base in 1 codon): protein MAASAVCRAACSGTRVLLRTRRTPALLRPPALRGAATFAQALQNVPETQVSVLDNGLRVASEQSSHPTCTVGVWIDVGSRYETEKNNGAGYFLEHLAFKGTKNRPGNALEKEVESMGAHLNAYSTREHTAYLIKALSKDLPKVVELLADIVQNCSLEDSQIEKERDVILQEMQENDASMQNVIFDYLHATAFQGTPLGQAVEGPSENVRRLSRADLTDYLSRHYKAPRMVLAAAGGVEHQQLLDLAQKHFSSVSRVYEEDAVPGATSCRFTGSEIRHRDDTLPLAHVAIAVEGPGWANPDNVALQVANAIIGHYDCTYGGGMHLSSPLASTAVANKLCQSFQTFNISYSETGXLGAHFVCDGMSIDDMVFFLQGQWMRLCTSATESEVIRGKNILRNALVSHLDGTTPVCEDIGRSLLTYGRRIPLAEWESRIAKVDASMLREVCSKYFYDQCPAVAGFGPIEQLPDYNRIRSGMFWLRF from the exons ATGGCGGCGTCCGCAGTCTGCCGGGCTGCCTGCTCCGGGACGCGAGTGCTGCTCCGCACCCGCCGCACG CCGGCCCTGCTGAGGCCCCCTGCCTTGCGGGGCGCCGCCACCTTCGCCCAGGCCCTCCAGAACGTGCCGGAGACCCAGGTCAGCGTGCTGGACAACGGGCTGCGTGTGGCCTCGGAGCAGTCCTCCCATCCCACCTGCACG GTAGGAGTGTGGATTGATGTTGGCAGCCGCTATGAGACTGAGAAGAACAATGGTGCAGGTTACTTTCTGGAGCATCTGGCTTTCAAG GGAACAAAGAATCGGCCTGGCAATGCCTTAGAGAAGGAGGTAGAGAGTATGGGGGCTCATCTTAATGCCTACAGCACTCGGGAGCACACTGCTTACCTCATCAAGGCGCTGTCCAAGGACCTGCCAAAAG TTGTGGAGCTCCTGGCAGATATTGTGCAGAACTGCAGTCTGGAAGACTCCCAGATCGAGAAGGAACGAGATGTGATCCTGCAGGAGATGCAGGAAAATGATGCATCTATGCAGAATGTGATCTTTGATTACCTGCATGCCACAGCATTCCAGGGCACACCTCTGGGCCAGGCTGTGGAGGGGCCCAGTGAGAACGTCAG GAGGCTGTCTCGAGCAGACTTGACTGATTACCTCAGCAGGCATTACAAGGCTCCTCGAATGGTACTGGCTGCAGCTGGGG GAGTGGAACACCAGCAGCTGCTAGACCTGGCCCAGAAGCACTTCAGCAGCGTCTCTCGAGTATATGAAGAGGATGCCGTACCTGGTGCAACTTCGTGTCGCTTCACTGGCAGTGAG ATCCGCCATCGTGATGACACCCTGCCTTTAGCCCACGTGGCCATTGCAGTAGAGGGACCTGGCTGGGCCAACCCGGACAATGTGGCCCTCCAGGTGGCCAATGCCATCATTGGCCACTATGACTGCACGTATGGTGGTGGAATG CACCTGTCCAGCCCACTGGCTTCTACTGCTGTGGCTAACAAGCTTTGCCAGAGTTTCCAGACCTTCAACATCTCCTACTCCGAGACGG TGCTGGGCGCACACTTTGTCTGTGACGGCATGAGCATTGATGACATGGTGTTCTTCCTGCAAGGCCAGTG GATGCGCCTGTGTACCAGTGCTACAGAGAGTGAGGTGATTCGGGGCAAAAATATCCTCAGGAACGCCTTGGTGTCTCATCTGGATG GCACCACCCCTGTGTGTGAAGACATTGGTCGCAGCCTCCTGACCTACGGCCGCCGCATCCCTCTGGCCGAGTGGGAGAGCCGGATTGCG AAAGTGGATGCCAGTATGCTGCGTGAGGTTTGCTCCAAGTACTTTTATGACCAGTGTCCAGCAGTGGCTGGATTTG GCCCCATTGAACAGCTCCCAGACTACAACCGGATCCGTAGCGGCATGTTCTGGCTGCGCTTCTAG